The Deltaproteobacteria bacterium genome includes a region encoding these proteins:
- the pyrR gene encoding bifunctional pyr operon transcriptional regulator/uracil phosphoribosyltransferase PyrR gives TEFPVSVDNKKIIIVDDVLFTGRTIRAAMNVIMDFGRPKNIQLACLIDRGHRELPIRPDYVGKNVPTSMQEDVKVHLKEIDGIDEVIVEESKMV, from the coding sequence AAACAGAGTTCCCTGTTTCGGTTGATAACAAGAAGATTATTATTGTTGACGATGTCCTGTTTACAGGAAGGACTATAAGGGCTGCAATGAATGTAATCATGGACTTTGGAAGGCCTAAAAATATTCAACTAGCATGTTTAATTGACAGGGGGCATCGGGAACTGCCCATAAGACCTGACTATGTCGGCAAAAATGTGCCGACATCAATGCAAGAGGATGTCAAGGTGCATTTAAAAGAGATAGATGGCATTGATGAGGTTATTGTAGAGGAGTCCAAGATGGTATGA